The following DNA comes from Magnolia sinica isolate HGM2019 chromosome 18, MsV1, whole genome shotgun sequence.
CTCCTACTATttcccttttgtggcccacccaactcaCAAATTTGCCAAAATTTTGTGACTTATGGCTTAATTTCTATCATAAACTTAATGAACGATGTAGATTTTAAGGACATGTCACAGTAAGACCCACCTCAAACACACTTAGACAAATTGTATGATCTATTGGAAAATGTGCATAAAAGGTCTCCTGCGGTACAGTGTGTAGGAGACCATTActctatatttatatatttaaataaattgtattatatatatatatatatatatatatatatatatatatatatatatatatatataatattaaaaaccataaaacctaaactcgaactcagctcgtaggctcgaacttgaactcggctcgaaagatTGAGCTTAAGCTCGGCTCGAGTTGcctagtcaggctcaaggactgagccgagccaagttcaagctggggtagCTTGCtgaccgagtcaagctgagcggggctaagctcgactcagttcgactcatgtacagctccaTTCATCTACGAGATTGACTTGAGAGAGGTTTTTTGGTATGTTTAAAGTCCCTTAGGTGATGTTGAGGACCACTGACAGCTTGCTTTTGGCTTAGGGTGGAGGTAGCTATGGTAAAAACGGTAAGGTCTTGTGGAGGCTAGCTTTACTAGTAGGGTTATAGGTTATTTGGAGGGAAAGAAATAACTGGCAGTTCTAAGATAAGTGTGGCTTAGTTTCAGAGGTTTTTTGGAGAGCGAAATCGAAAGTATTAGATTGGGCATCAACCTTAAAGGtttctattaaatgtttttctaCTTCCTAAGCTAGGTTGCTATAGTAGCTCTTTTGTCAACTTTTGgcgccttttttttttaattatataaaatttaatttcttttatatatataaaaaaaggtaCTCTTAGGTCTGTTTGGCTTGCGGGTGAACTAGGAGAAGCATTCAGTTTACACCATCGACAAGGCGTTTGCACTTGCTTGGGAAACGGAGGATGCCACGGCAAACTGTCCGCTTTTGCCTTTTCTACCATAACAAGAGACTAGAAcccttctttttttaaaagacaaatggAGGGAACAAAGCTTATTGTGATGTGGCATTTGCATTTTTAATAACAAAATTAGATGAAAACGCAATTTCCTTTTGTTGTATTATAAGTCAAACACTTTCAAATGGTAAAGAAAagcatttttttataatttttctttagTGCAAAACAAACTCGTGACTCGTGTAAATGGTTTGCTTTCCCTAGCATTGATGTCAGTTTAACAATTTTGTTTTCCCTTGCATTCTCCTAAATTTACCTCAATCCAAATAGGCCTTTAATGATTTAAAAAATATTGTAATAACTCACATCTACCTTgttgcaaaataaataaataaattcactaTAATGTCATGTATCAAAATTATTTCAACTGTTTGTTTCTTGGAACCACTTCAGGTAAAGTTCAAATGGTTTATTTCCATTTGGCATGGGTTCTTTATGGAAAACTTTGACATCCATTGCAAAAGACAATGACGGGGTCATTTCTCTTCAAACATGGACACACATGCAGCATTTAACAGTTTCATCTCAATGTCTACCTTTTCTTGTTGATAGTTTATTTTCCCATCCTTGTTAAAATGCCTTTCGCTTTTCATGCGCTTTATTTTCAGAGAAGGCCTTTTAGATCATCCATCAGAATATCTCCATCGTTTGGGATTATAAAGGCACCGTGCATCATATCCTTTATAAACATCCGCCTTGTAGAATCTTCAATGGCATACTGTCTACATTTAATCTCTCCAAGTCTCGTCAACCTCGGCGTAACTCCTATGAGAAAGGCCTTGCCAGGGGGATTCCGAGTTGCTTCTCTGAGATCCACAACTAGGTTTCCCAGTATACGAGCAGTGCAAGAGAGTGAGGGTCCTCGGAGGTTGATTGACATCATCCGCTTCATCCCCGAGCTTTCAAGCAACTATTTCAGAAGCCCTTCTCGGAGGGCACTGTTTGGTGGGATTTCATTACTAGGTGGATTCTACGTTGCACAAACCATATCTTTATCATTTGGTGCTTTAGGAGTGAATGATGTAATTGCTGCGGTAATATGTGTTCTCCTCACCGAGTACGTAACCAGATTTTATTACAGTCGGCCCAAAGTAACATTTTCTCTTGCTCTCCTCAATAATTTTAAGATGGGATTTACCTACGGCCTTTTCATTGATGCTTTCAAGCTTGCTAGTTGAGAAAGGGGGAAAGAGAGCTGAAATTAAGAGCTTTTCCTCTTTCTATATTTCAGCCTTGTATGTAAATACTTGTTATTGAATTCAACATATATCAGCACCTTACAAGGATTCAAATCTCTTAGAATACGTGTCAGTTCTTATTGTTTCAGCCTTTTGTCATCCATTTATATCGTCTCACCCTTTTGCATTTATCTCTAGGCAATCTTTCATTCTTGTCTAATGCTTCGTGATTGCCAGAACTTTGCTGATGTATGAAGTTTGCAGCAGCCGAATGATAAGATCTGTATCATGAATGGTCTCAAATCTCAAATATCCTTCCATAAAATCCTCTCCATTCTCATATAAGCCTTTCATTTCTTGGTTCTGTTGCGGCATGACAATCAAATTCAGTTTGTGAGGTTATCTTGAAGTGTTGACAGTATGTTTTACTTTCTTGTGCCAATATCTTCTTTCCTATGCCTGGCAAGTGTCGTGTCGCAATCCACTTCAGGAGATGAAAGCCATGTCTTCGTGAGGCCATGGATAGGCAGGGACAAGGTGGAGTTTTTCAAGTTCTCCAACTCCTCTGTTCTACTTTATTTCAGATGGGTGGCTGTGATTGATTCAGTGGGTTTTGTTGCTTCTATTGTTTCTGATGGGAATCCGGTGTCATCAGAGTTATCAGATGTTTGGAGTTTCTGAATACTGTGGAAGCAAGATAGGTGAGGGAGCATTGAGTGTAGTGCAAGCCCAAGTGAGAAAATAGAAATTCTTTAACTGATAGATAGGTTCCTATATATATGATTGACATGTTATGACTTCAAGCTCATTTGTGCTTATTTGACTATTTGGAAGTTGGAAATATTTGGGGAGGACAGTTCCTCTACAGCTGTTGTAGATGACAATTTTGTGCAACTAgctttgtgtggggcccacagtagcaTGTGTACAgaatccaacctgtccagcagGGTCTCCCTACCATGAAAATGGGTggccccaaaatcaggccaatctaatAATCAGGTGAGACAGACCGTAGAAAACAAcggacaaccacccaaaaacctctaaattcatgtggcgACCAAACCGATTATTTGATTGTCCTGATTTGAAGGGTCCCATTTTGTTGTAGAGGAACTGGCCGCATATTTTAGGTGTTATTTGAAGATTCTGTGTATTGAATTATTAttgttactattattattattattatgctttTAGAATTGACGATTTTCAAATAGACGTTCAAGACAATGATTTGAACTGTTCATTTCTCTGCTTGATCATGAATGAtcatttttcatgctattgattggatggttaggatcatctggtcAATCATCATGGACTACCCCTGGTGTTATGAAATAAATGGATTATCCAGATTGACGATGGATTTCTCAACTTGACCAAATCTGGCCAAGCTTATTTCTTGCCAGCACTACTATCATTGAACTAAGCTTCCTGCATGCATTAGAAGGCTTTCGCTAATAGAATCTCTCCttagcaaggtattccgtatcggtaacggtggccgtaacggttaccaccattaccgatacgggtatcaGCCATAACGGCCAATACAGGGGCGTAACAACCGTTGTGACCCCCAtaactgttgaaaattttcttttgctcgAAAAAGTCTGAAAAAAAAATTccagaaaatcaagaataatgtaaatatttcaaatatgtatccatttttatttttattttttgttttgaacatgtttatgatagtataacggtctactctttggtgagagtgttttATCGGGTTTTCTAGTGAATTatttaatatgattatgtctATAATTTTtgcacatcacaatcaagcattagaactagaaatcagaaaaaggcaacactattttttcaattttttgaaaaaaaaggccctcggagattctattcgctcaaatcacttcaatccacaattttaatcttaaaagttatagtaagagtggtccaaatctgttgtaaaatgatataggaaagtttttggaatgagaaaagagaaaaagaggagaaaagtgaatttaaatagaaaaaaaaaagtgatcgttTTTCAACCATTACGGGAGTAACAGTCGTTATGtcatgtaacggcctttacggccaccaTAACGGCTGATACGGTCTCAAAAAACTAACCGCCCCTTTTCACCcacgtatcgcgtaacggtcatgCCCGTTACCTATATCTATCGGCCTTTATAAGCATATCATAACttatacggaacaccttgctccttagaaagtgTTACATTCTTCCTAGTAGGATTTAGGTAACATCTATTGAATACTTGGACCATATTAAATTTCCACTAGGACGAATGTGGAAGTTGAAAGTGTATCCAAGGCACTGTGATGAGCCAAACCCAATGTCAATCCTTTGGGAACATCACAAACTGAGTTAAAATCATCCCCTTGGATGAATATTACAAGTAACAGGATTCAATAGTTTTTCTTTTCACGCACTTATAAACAACGACAAAGATTGATCATTGATGTGGGAATGGGGGCCTCATACGAAATCCGGTGAGTCCGCTTCCCTGGCCTATGTTATTAAACTGCTTGTCATTGTGAGGTTTCTTGAAAGACTGCACATTTAGTAACTAGTAAGCATGCAGAATTTGCTTGGTTCCCAGGTGGCACTTGAGTATTTTTGTAGTTTATATAGATCGTTgctccttttattttcttctttgttaTTCTTATACTAATTATGTTGATGCATGTTGccaatatttcttttttcttttttcttttttctcactTTTCTACTGTAGAATATCATGTTTTGAAAATATGGCATACTTCTTTTCTAGATTTATGGACAAATATACTAAATCAAAGAAACGATGATttcaccttttcttttttccagTTCACGTCCTTGTATAGTCATCGTCTACTTAATAGTTTTGCATCCATGTCAGCTCTTTATACCAACTTTTCTAGCTTACGGCAATGGGAAACATTTACCCCATGTTTGGATAGAACGAGTTCAGGGTGTGGAAATAGAAAAGTCAGTGATTATCTAATAATTATTTCTATTGTCACTGTGCAAAAATAGATTCCATTTTCGTTGGTCATGTTTGTTTCGCAAGTAGAAATCCCATTCTTCCTGCAATAATGGCTACATTCATTTCTTGAAAAATGTATATTCGGATAAGGATGGAAATGTTACCTTGGAATCCATAGTTTTCATCAAATTCCAAACAGGAACACATGAAAATCAAGGGAAAACCTTTTCTTATCCCTGGGATTCCGTCAATCCAAACATGTCCAAGGATGAGTTCATTGTGTTTACTACACACCAACTTTATTTTTCCTGTAACACTTGACAGTTATAAAATATTTGACGGCAATCCAGTGATTTTTCTTTTGGCCCTTAAGTATCCTGTATTCCCTGATAGGGAGACGAATGGTTACTGCCCCCTCTGGTTTCTTTTGAGCATTTTAAATTCAATGTATTTGTTTTACTGGGATGTGACTTGTGGGGTTAGTAGTTGAAGTAGAAGCATTCTTCTTTTCTTGGAAAAACCATAAATACCTGTTTGTGGTCTTCACACATCTATGGTAGCAGTGTTTCTTCCAAATTTCAACTTTGGCAATGGGTAAGATTGCACAAATCGCATGATTCATATCATTTGATGGTGTGGTGTGAGGCTATGTTCTCTTTCAAATAGCTGTGTGGAAGCACAAGTTTATTATTGAGCAATAGGAAGCAACCTGATAATTATCTGACTGTTATCATGACCACAGCATTAGAGATTATTCGGCTCATCTGAGTAAATAATGAGCAGCAAAAGATTACACTCAAGCCAAGTTTGCAGGCATCTATGAGGGAGATTCCAAAGGAGGAAGACAAGCTAGTTAGCCCCaccaaccatgatg
Coding sequences within:
- the LOC131232944 gene encoding uncharacterized protein LOC131232944 isoform X1, yielding MGSLWKTLTSIAKDNDGRRPFRSSIRISPSFGIIKAPCIISFINIRLVESSMAYCLHLISPSLVNLGVTPMRKALPGGFRVASLRSTTRFPSIRAVQESEGPRRLIDIIRFIPELSSNYFRSPSRRALFGGISLLGGFYVAQTISLSFGALGVNDVIAAVICVLLTEYVTRFYYSRPKVTFSLALLNNFKMGFTYGLFIDAFKLAS
- the LOC131232944 gene encoding uncharacterized protein LOC131232944 isoform X2 — translated: MSFSFSIFYRRRPFRSSIRISPSFGIIKAPCIISFINIRLVESSMAYCLHLISPSLVNLGVTPMRKALPGGFRVASLRSTTRFPSIRAVQESEGPRRLIDIIRFIPELSSNYFRSPSRRALFGGISLLGGFYVAQTISLSFGALGVNDVIAAVICVLLTEYVTRFYYSRPKVTFSLALLNNFKMGFTYGLFIDAFKLAS